TAATCTGTGTTTTGTTGGTTTAATTTGCAATCCCCCCAAATACTGAACCTAAGAGGGTAGAGGGAAAGTTTTACTTCCCTGACAACAGGAAAACTTATTTTGTTAAAGATGAATGGCACAGAAGGGGGAAATGATGGTTGGAGTGAGGaccaaagaaataacaaaaatgtccACTTGTACTGAGACAaacttttcctaaatatttatcaGTTAGTCCTTAAATATTTTGCTTAAGAGAAGTCctcaaaattaaagaaactaCGTCTTCAATGTACTGAGCAGAAGGAATGGAGACTGTGCAGCTGAGGAAGCGGGGGCTGAAAAATAAGTGTGGGTTGTGTCCCCACACACCAAGGACTGGTGAGAGGAACAACGCACAGTGGTGGAGTGGGAACTGAGCAGGCCATGAGGAGGACAGATATTTGTTTTGCTGCATTCAAGGCCGCCTATAGTTCCTGCCCTTTGGGTGCTCATGATGGCAGACAAGCTCTCATGAAGGTGAACCAAAGGAGGGAAATCACAGGAGACCCGTTGGCCCCGCCACGCCTGaacagctgctgcagcctgaacTTTCCACCTCACTCCTGCTTTCCCTTCTCCCCATGCATGCTTGCTTGTTGCACTGAACTCCGGTGCATCACTCATTCCTGTTCTCTTTGTCAGGAGAAAAAGTTCTCCTGACATGCAGTGTGTCAAAACCATACTCATCTCCCCAATCCGCCTTCCACTTCCCGCCCCTATGCTCCCGCCTGGCTTCTATTCTCAAATTTCACCGCAGCCGACAcctctctccagatttcatgGCTCAGCAAGGGCACATACCATTCCTCCAGCAAAGCCATCCTTCTCCCTTTTCACCATTTCATCCTTTTGTCTTTCAAACTTCTCACCAACTGGGTGCGTTTTATCCTTCTCTTTGTTAGATACCTAGCATTTACAGCCATCTCTAGGCAGATGTGTGGTCGTTCAGTAAGAAGGGAACACATGTTTTGTGTGCTCACTCCAATGGGTGTCTGGCTTATAAAGTTGGTGTGGTCCAATTCCTGTCTGCCACCACCATTGTGCTCTGCTCTGCCCAACAGCTCAGAGAGGTTTGCTCTCTCCACTGGCCCTGAAGGCCCTGAAGGCCTCCCATGTTCCCCCAGTTCAAACTTCACCTCTCCCATGAGGCTTTCCCTCACTGCATCCTGCACCCTCACAGCCCTTAACACACCACTCAACAAATACACATTTCCATCTAACCGAATGTGACCCTGCGTCCATATTTATGTTTCTATAGATTAATGCATTCTTGTTTCCCCTGCCAGGTTCCATTGGCCTGGTTACCTTTTGCCCAGGTATCAGGAGATGAGGGGATGGCGAGAGGCTCAGAATCCAAACTTGACAGAGTAGGTGTCCACCACTAGGTGACGGTGGGATCAGGCATCTCCTTAGGCTGTCTGtgcttctgctttcttttcagtGGAGATGCCTGCTTTCTTGGAAACACATGTGATGGTGGGCTAGCAGTAGAAGCACTACTGTAATAACAATGTGATCTTTGTCATTTCACTTCTTCGGACCTCATTAGTCCTACATataaaaagaggaagttaaactaGCTCAAATGTACTGAGCAGAAGGAATGGAGACtctgcagatgaggaagcaggGCCTGAAAAATACGTGTGGGTTGTGTCGCCACACACCGGGACTCCTGGGATCCTGACCTCTTTTAGGGGTCAAAAGAGGGCAAACTAGTTGCCTAACAATATTTAGAgctatttctctcttttcactCTCATTCTACGAGTGTACACGGGAGTTTCTAGAAATTACATGGTATGTGAAGTTATCCCTCTAATGATAACCTCTAATGAGGTTATTACTGTGATttttaatgaatacatttaaaaatatgttttaatttcttaaaaagaaacattaatcTCTATGtacgtgtgtatacatatacaggAAATGTATGAATATTCATTATACATGAATGTACATATattcattgtatatatgtatatatattcatacatatgtgtgtgtgtatatatatatttatacatttcctACATAAATAAAAGCTCTTTAAGGgactaataatttttaagtgaaaaggagtcctgagaccaaaaagtcTGAGAATCACTGAGCCAGATTTCTAGATCTTTAAGATCATTAATTCACTCAAGAAATAATTGTGCCTCTTGTGGCCAGGCATTTTGTAGATACCGAGGACAATGTGGTGATAAGAACATGTTCCCTGCTCTGATAGAGTTTTACACTTGGGAGGGAAGAGACAAACAAGTAAATTAACAAGATTATTTCTGAGAGCAGTAGTTTTAATGAAGCCATAAAGCAGGACACACATTCCAGCACAATCTGTGCGCCTGCTCAGACGTAACACCCCGCAGCGCCGCAGGCGGATTCGGCAGCGTAGCCCCGAGCAGCCCCAAGCCCGCTCGGTCGCCCCAggagggcgggggcggggcctgccTGCCCCCTCGCCGCTGGCGTCCGGTGACGTCACTGGGCCGCGCCAGCCAATCGTGGGTGGCCGGGGTCTGGGCACCACGGTGGCCTGCGGCCTGCGGGCGGCGCTGTGGCCCGTCGGGCGGCCCGGCAGAGCCGCCCTAGCCTCCCGCCTACCCCAAGCCAACGTCTCCGCCGTCGGCTCCGCGGCGCCGCCATGGCCGACGTGGAAGACGGAGAGGAAACCTGCGCCCTGGCGTCTCACTCCGGGAGCTCAGGCTCCAAGTCGGGAGGCGACAAGATGTTCTCCCTCAAGAAGTGGAACGCGGTGGCCATGTGGAGCTGGGACGTTGAGTGCGATACGTGCGCCATCTGCAGGGTCCAGGTGATGGGTAAGCGCTGCACGCAAGGCCGGGGCCGCGCTGCGGCCTCCGGGAGCCGACTTCGGGATTGGGACGGGACGGGCGCCCGCCAGAAGCCTTGGAAAGTCCCCTGCCTTGGGGAGTGGGTGGAGGTCGCCCTGCCCGGGCGCCGGAGGAACGCGGAGCCACGATCCTGTTGCGGCTCCTGAGGGCTGAGGGGTTGTGCAACAGGCGCCCGGCGCCGGGTGGTTGGTGTTCTAGGGAGAGAAATGGGCAATAAACGGAGGTAAACAAGGTAATTTCAGGTAGTGATGGGTGTGACCAGGAAAATAAAACCGGGTGATTGTTGGGAACTAGCAGGAAACACTTCGGTTTGTGTGGCCAGCCCCTGTTCTAAAAGCTCATCGCAAGGTGGACAGAGTAAAGGCCGTGATTCAGCAGTGAACTTTAATAGTCTTGGTCACCATCAAAGTGATGCTCCGGAGTCATCTTCCACAAAACGACACCCTTAGTTCTCCTCGAGGTACACAGGGAAGTGTTCACAGCCATTGCATTTCCGGATTAGCTTACCGCCGCTCTTCGAATGGCTTTTAAATCTGGATTGATCTAAGACGGGTCAGATAGCACTAGCGTGGCTTGAAGGGGACAGTGTGGTTCAAGAATATCTAAGTTTCATGGAAGCCGAAGAATTGTAAGCCCTTTTTTCAGAAATGTAGAACTTCACCTCCATTACACCCCCCTCTCCATATCGGATGTCATTTCCTGGAGAAGATACTGCCCTGCTCTGAGTCATGCCTTTGTGGAGAACCCTCTTACAAATATGTCCTCTTTCTGTGATATTTGGAGTTAAAATATTAGACCAAGCAAAATGTTTCAGAACAGCTTAatcttgttatattttatatggTTCTAAGATCTCAGACCACTTTGAAAAGCAAGTGCTGTTTAAATGCAAGTTGTATTTTCAGATAGGGCATTTAAAATTACTGTGAGAGCATCTTCAGTGGAGTTCTTTATTGAGGGTAGTtaaagaaaacagacatttctgTAGGTTGAAAACTGACTTGtcttgaaaaatgagagaattggAGAACATAAAGAGAATTGCTGTCCTTGAGGGGGGATGAGACTTTAAACCTACCAGAATCAAGAGATTTCTCAATTTATGctcttttgtcttttattctaagGGCTTGTTTCAAAGAGGATTTACAACAATTGGATTCagatatttttaccttttacttTTGAAAGACCTTGTTATTAGACATGACCCACTTATTTTatatggatcacttgagcccaagagtttgagacctgcctaggcaacatcgcaagaccctatctctacaattaaaaattaaaataaagtgaccaggcatggtggcctccagctactcaggaggctgaggtgggaggatcccttgagcccaggaggtcgaggctacagtgagcctttTTCCTGCCACTGCCACGatactctagcttgggtgacagaatgagaccctgtctcaaaaacaaacaaacaaaacatattagGCTTTAAAAGTATCTAGTTTATTTGCCAGCAGTACAGCTGCCCCTACCCTCACTTAGGAATCATAGTTTCCAGTTTGGGAAGCATTTTTTAACTGATccaagagactttttttttttttttttgcaatacaAGTTTTGCTAAACATTTTATCTCCTAAATAAATTTCCTTTAGTTTAAAGGAAACTAAACTTTCACTTAGTTccttttcagtttaaaaataatgttccCAAAGGGTATTTTCAAAAGATTTCTCTCCCAAAAAGCTATTTCCTCCCCGAAGGAAAAACATTTAAGCAGTAAGTGGAAATGTATAACCTGAAATAATGATTGAAACTTTGCAACAAATAAACTTTACTGAGATATTTTAATGTAGGTCAAAGTATAGGCTATAAATGACACATTTCATCATAAACTTTCTAATTATAGCAAGTATTCTGCTACTACAGGATCAGTCTTGCATATTTGCAAACAGCTGTACTTTGGGTTCAGGAAAGTATTCTAGGCTAGacctttgtattttgtttatgaGGTGTTAAAACCCACTTAGAGGTCAGGTGACAGcagaaggaaatttttttttccagacttcCTAGTCTTTACCCTAGCACCCTTCTAAAAGGTGTTATTGTACTCCTTAGAAATGTGCTGTTTTAGATTCTAGGAAGATCATTAAagcaaatttttatcttttatctgcAACTTTAGGAATTTGTGTAGATTTGGGTCAGTTTTGATAATCTACATTAGAGCTATAAGCGTAATTTAGAGATTCCTAGATTCAGCAACAAGAACCCACTTTGTTCCCTTTCCTTAGTATTTGGAATTTATCTCACACTTGTGATTTATTATACTTTCTGCTCCCAAGATTTGCCTGTCAGCCCATTCTGATATGGGTAACACTCTCATCTTCGTTTCCACTATCCTCCCTTCATTCAGAAAAGAGTGATGATTGCATAGTGAGCAAAGTGCTGATGAAAAGCGTTGAATAGGTTTGCTAGTAGAGCCAGTTATAATAGCCAGGGTAACCCTTCATGACTGTATCACCTTAGATATTTCACGTAACTTTTGGGAGCCTTATTTTCCTAATTTGTAAAGAGGCAGTTGGGATCACCAACCTTAATGTTAAAATTCTGTGATTGCACAGAACTAGAGCCAGATACAGGTAGCACGTCTTCACTGTTGTATCACAACCCTCATGATATTTAGTTGTCTGTCTACGTCCCCATTTGCTGGTGAGCCCCTTGAGACCCAGCCTTGGTCATTTTGGTGTCTCCAGTGCATAACACCTTGCACAGAGGAGTAATTGTGGGATTGAAGAAAACctcaggaggcagtggttgttTTTAATCCACACTGAAGAGACTAGGGCGGTGGTGTGTTTTTAAGGGTAAGAGCATGTGGAGAGGAGCAAACAAATGCCTGAGCAAAACCCAGTATAAGAAGAGAAGCAGGCTTCAACTCCACCATGTTTCTatttttacagaattatttttctcctatttatgttaaaaactattttctgtTGGTTTGAACTTCCTTTTACCCAACACTGACTCCTCTTCCAGCTAGTGAATGAGTCCATTTTTGGTCCCTAAAATATTCTATATTACTTTTTTCATTAAGCTGATAGTATTCCAGATTGAATTTTGAAAACTTCTAGTACAGCCTTTAGGATCTCATTTTTAGTGTTTACACCTACTCCACTATATTAGAAGTTACTGTAAGCTCACTGGGCATGCTCATGGACAGTTCATTTTCAAGACACCCTTTTAAATAACCCATACATATAATGTTAGTATTTGTTTATATGTACATCAAGAAATTCTAGAAGGATACCCAAGAAACCACTAATAAAGTAATTTATTAAAGTACTTTACCATTGCTGGGTAAATGCTTTGGGCTCAGACTTACCTGTaaaggaagtattttttttttaaacttttattttagatacaggggtataagtgtaggtttgttacataggtaaacttgtgtcacaggggtttgtcgtacagattatttcatcacccaggtattaagcctagtacccattagttatttttcctgatcctctccaccctccaccctccgaaaggccccagtgtgtgttgttccctgctgtgtgtccatgtgttctcatcatttagctcccaagcattttcttacaaagaaaaaaaccttagTGCTTAGGGATATCtagtatttacttattttatctataaaattcTCACCAGTATATATCATTCCCACTTAATGTATAAATACCTCACGGTATTGTcccttttttacagatgagggaattgGAGTTCGTAATTGGTCCAAGGCCATGAACCTAATAAATGCCAGTGAAATGGGATTTGACTGTAGATCTGGCTCCGCAGCCCTTGCTTTCCCCTCTGTGTCTCACTGGCTTCTCACCAGCCTTGTCTGGATGACCATCAGTAGCAACCTATTAGAAGCATACAAAGCAGTTCATTTTAGAGGAAGTCTCAAGTGTCTTAGGGTAGAAAGTAAAAAGTTGCTTTTTATGAGTTGCTGAAGGAAAACTTATGTATCAGTAAGTATGGATgactttaaaaaacttatttatgAAAGAATCAAATTTTTTCaatttagtttttatataagttatatattcACATAGTTCAGAAATTGAGGAAGGTATGTATATTACCTGGAAGAGGAGTGAAAACTCTCCTTCCCATTCCACACCCTCTCAGTAAACTTTATTATTGGTTCCTTGGGTATCCTAGTGTTTTTTGATGTATGTATAAACAAATGctaacatatatatatggtttatTTAAAGGGTGTCTTGAAAATAAACTGCCTGTGAGCATGCCCAGTAAGCATATAGTAACTTCGAATATAGTGGAGTGTGGCATATTTTTCTCTAGTAATTTTCTCTATTGGCACTGTCAGGACATCTTTTCATCAGAGCTTATAAAAATAGAGGATTTGTTGTTAACTGTTGTGAAATTGCTCCTGGTTATAAGTAAATTAGTAGAATGCCTTGTACTTTATTCCTCTTTAAATCGTTATATTCAGATGAGAAATTAATAGTATGAGTCTTTACTGCCATCTCTAACCCTTAGAGCTTTTGACTTTGAAgtgtctggtttttaaaaattacattctgAGCATCAGAATGAGAATTGCTGTTTGTTTACTTTTAGATGCCTGTCTTAGATGTCAAGCTGAAAACAAACAAGAGGACTGTGTTGGTATGTTGTAATTTCGCTCTCTTGCTTTTTCAACTGAAGGTTTTCTCTCAGTAGGGATGTTTGAATTTGAAATTAAGATTGACTttatcaatacacaaaaataaactgtaAAGCAGTGATccattattaatataaaatatgttggtTCTCAGAAGAGTTTAATGGAGTGAACCTGCAAATCCTTTTATTGCCATAATTAAGAATTGGTTATATATTCCAGACATGGTCATAATAAACATTTTGGtaatcaaaaattaaatattttctatttagaaaattagaaaatcagaATGTCAAAACATTATTTGAATTTTGGCTATGTTATAGGTCACTTTTGGTTCTAATAAGGCATTTCACTTTTCAATACTTTTATAATACGGTATTTAACTTTAAAACCAGAGTAGAAAAATTCTAAGTCTCAAGTATGTTTTTGGAATGTGGTTTGTGTATCAAATTTTCTTTAGAGTCTTAGACTATAAAAGTTGTCGTAGGCTAAATATTTTAGGCAGTTCAAAGATTTTTATGCCCTAGTTCTTGAGGTGATCAAGTCTGGATTGCTATATAAACATGTTTACAGATTTTCTTAGAATAAAAGATCGGCTTTGTATTTTGTGTTTGCATGGTGTACATAGAACACAAATACATGATGTACATAGAACTTAATATTGATTCTTGCAGTTTTGATCCAGTTCTTCCTCCTGAAACACTTAGAATGTTTCACCCTTGCTTCCTACCCCCTGTAGCAAATTTtcataggaattttttttctttttttctgccttatttctttcatttaatctttttcttttgtcatatAGCTCAGTTGATCAAGCAAGGGACAGATGAATACCAAATTTGAGATTGCATTCTAGATTATGGATGATTTCccttgttttaaagtttttcttccaTGCTGcttgtttaaaaagtattaatttgggaatTGTGAGGGGCAGGCCACTTTCTTGGATCACAGAGAGACCTCTCTCTCCAGCCAGCCCCTTTGAAAATTTCATCGTCACATGAGGAATTGCACTGCTTGTGGATGACCTAACAATTCATTACTTCTAGAAAACAGCTCAGCTCAGTAGATGCACAACTGAATATTTAGAAGcatgttatttataatagcctACTGCATGCTAAAAACATTTACAACTCATTCTGTCTTGGTAAATAAAAATTGGAAGGacatttttccataaaataaagcCCAGAAGGTCTCTAAGGTCAGTGCATAACTGAGAAGGTCAGATCTAAGGAAGGTTCAAGTCCTTTCATCTCCTAAGTTCAAGAAGATAGCATGTGGAGCTGTGTAGGAACTAGGGGTCATCACATCACCCATAGATTCTAGAACAGGGATGGAAAGGCTCTCAAACAGTGACTTATGTCTCTGTGTAACTTACACAtttaagtttctgtttctttatagatagaaaaacattattttggccAATTAACTgtcttttttcaagattattatttgtaatataaaataagCTGTAATTTTGAGTTGAGtatttaaattgaaatatgtAATGtcaactcttctttttctttctttcagtggtCTGGGGAGAATGTAATCATTCCTTCCACAACTGCTGCATGTCCCTGTGGGTGAAACAGAACAATCGCTGCCCTCTCTGCCAGCAGGACTGGGTGGTCCAAAGAATCGGCAAATGAGAGTGGTTAGACGGCTTCTTAGTGCGGTTGTTCAGAGCCCTGGTGGATCTTGTAATCCAGTGCCCTACAAAGGCTAGAACACTCCAGGGGATGAATTCTTCAAATAGGAGCCGATGGATCTATGGTCCTTTGGGACTCATCAAAGCCTTGGTTTAgcattttgtcagttttattttcagaaattctcTGTGATTAAGAAGATAATTTATTAAAGATGGTCCTTTCTACCTCTGTGGTGTGTGTCGCGCACACAGCTTAGAAGTgctacaaaaaaggaaagaactccAAATTGAATCAcctttataatttacccatttCTCTACAACAGGCGGTGGGAGCAGTTTCAGAGAACTTTTTGCATGCTTATGGTTGATCAgttaaaaaagaatgttatagTAACAAATAAAGTGCAGTTTAAAAGCCAACTCTTATTCTTAATTTGTTCCTAATATGTATTTTTGGCAGGGAAAGGGAGCGGTCCTTGAAATCTTTATGTGATGTGAGGATTTTAAGTTTGGGCCAGTGAACGgggtaaataaaatttaacttttaggCATATGGAATTTTGATTGCCGTTAAAGTTACTATTCTCTGTCATTCAGCAAGAAAACGTAGATCTGTACTCACCTCACTGTTCAATCATTGAGTGGTAAAGGACAGAAGTATTTTCTAGTTCTGGTCAgatgatgtaatttttttttttttttttttttgaggtggagtcttgctctgccacccaggctggagtacagtggcatgatgtcagctcactgcaacctccgcctcccaggttcaagcgattctcctgcctcagcctcccaagtagctgggattataggcatgtgccactacacctggctaatttttgtgtttttagtagagacaggtttccccatgttgaccaggctggtctcgaactcctgagctcaggtgatccgcccaccttggctcgcaaagtgctgggattacaggtgtgggtcactgcgcccggcccagatgaTATAATTTAACTGTGTTTTAGGTAACATGTTAATAAGGGAAAATGTTTACCAGTGTAGCATTGGgtcaaaaagtttattttatcacACAGTGTTTTAATAAATGGTTTATTCTGCTTACCTTATTTGAAttgtcattataattttatgtgcAACCTTAAACTTAATAAACTAATTTGTCAAGTAAATACtttcatttaatttgaaaaatttcatATTCATTTGCTCTTTCATTTGGTAATAATGAAATTTAAGGTTTATTACCTGGAAACAGTACAAGAAAATACTAAACTTTATCAAACTGTTTCACACTAAGGGGAGGTTATTTGTAACAAATAACGGACCACAAGTTCATTTTGGATTCTTCTGTGGTAGAGTCTACTGatatgaatttaagaaaaaacCTTAGAATCTTAACTTTTCACATCTGCAGATTCAGTTTgccattctgaatttttaaatctaaGGGATGTGGATACATAGAATGTTTAAAAACGTAacaattagaataaaaaattaaaattatgctttTGTATGGGTTACTTTTTATGAATCacatttttctggaaatttttgctttatattttttcacAGTTGTCTCTCTAGCTActgaaaaaattatacaaatatctTTGGCCATTTGAATTTATCATTGTGCAGTAAACTGTTTTAGTAACTTTCTGTTTGACCTTTTTAGAAGGTTGCATCCTTAAAATGTGAACCAGATACACGGCTTTGCATTGAAGAGGAAAGCAGTAGAATGTCAGGTTACTTTAGGCAGTGTGACAGTATGTAAATGAAATGTGGAGGATGGCGCTAACAATTTGATTTTCCACACAGCAAAACCACAGTCCCGCCACCTAACAAAGCCCTGTTTATGCTACACACCAGCATCTGAGGGAAGAGAAGGCGCTGTGACAAAGCAGCGTTGATGCTGCCCAGCCtgccatgatcatagctcatctGCACAGCTGTCCGAAAGTTTAATACATACTCATCAGAAGGAATGCTGGGACAATTTTGGGTTCCAACACAAAAGTTAAGCATCGAACaggtt
This sequence is a window from Macaca fascicularis isolate 582-1 chromosome 2, T2T-MFA8v1.1. Protein-coding genes within it:
- the RNF7 gene encoding RING-box protein 2 isoform X2 translates to MADVEDGEETCALASHSGSSGSKSGGDKMFSLKKWNAVAMWSWDVECDTCAICRVQMPVLDVKLKTNKRTVLWSGENVIIPSTTAACPCG
- the RNF7 gene encoding RING-box protein 2 isoform X1, yielding MADVEDGEETCALASHSGSSGSKSGGDKMFSLKKWNAVAMWSWDVECDTCAICRVQVMDACLRCQAENKQEDCVVVWGECNHSFHNCCMSLWVKQNNRCPLCQQDWVVQRIGK